AATCTTCCTTCAGGAGGGAGAGTCATCATTGAGTTTGAGTACGAAAAGTTGCGTAAACGGTGCTTTCACTGCCAGCGTTTAACCCATGAAAGGCCAAGCTGCCCTTTTTTGAAGAATAAGGCTGTGATAAAGGAACGGAAGGACAAAGAAGAGGGAAGGAGGAATCTGGTGGTGCCTCAAGGAAACACCACTCATCGTAATGACGCTCAGCTGGATCAGAAGAAAAGAGATGGGGAGCGCTTGTTTGCCCCGCCTGGTTTTGCTCCTCTTTTCCCAGAACTCTCTGGTACAGAGCGTAATATGGCACTGCAGTACATCTCGCATAGTGATGCTACAGAGAGGCAAGCTAGGATCACTCGTGTTCAACAATCTCTAGAGCCGGGCTTTATAGAGAAAGACGTGCATCATCCACGGATATCTCACGATGTCAATAAGGGGAAAGGgcatgtttttaactttcatgATCATGATAGGCTTCAAAAACGTGCCTGTAGAACGGGCGAGGGTCAAGCCTTGTCGGAACCAGTTGGAGACCTTAGAATCGTGTTGGCATCAGGGGTAAACGACCAAGAGGCTTCTTCCTCTACCTCTCCTTTAGGGCCGACGGTGTTTCGTGTTGGCTCTTACTCAGGGAACCTCTCTACCGAGTCCAGGTTTGATGGTAAGAAGAGTCGCCGCCGTCCTCAGAAATGGAAACGTCTGAGGAATCCCGAGAAAGTGTGCACATCTGGGCCCCGACCTCAAACAGGAGATTATTCTTTGCTTCCTGACACTCGACATCATGATGATCTTGCACTAGGGACCACGTTGTCGAAGCGTAAAGCTCCCTTGAATGTTGGAGAACATTCTTCAAAATCTCCAAAAACCTCTCAACCTACGGTGGCTTCCGATTTGAAGCCGCTGCCATCCCAATGAGCGTTATTAGCTGGATTTGTCGAGGAGCTGGAAGCACTGAGACAGTTCAACAACTCCGGGAGTTAAGAAAGGATTTCTTcccggattttttatttttaatggaaaCTAAGCAGAAGAGAGATTACATGGTTGGGTAACAAAAAGATTTTGGTTACGATGAGATTTTAACTGTTGACCCCATAGGTCTAAGTGGGGGTTTGGCGGTAATGTGGAAAGGGTGCTACAAAGTGGATGTGTTGGAAGCTGATAAAAGAATCATTGACTTGCATGTCACGGCAGGGTCTCTGGGCTTCTATCTGTCGTGTATATATGGTGATCCGGTTCGTGCTCGCAGGAGTTTAGTGTGGGACAGGCTGAGTACTATTGGAATGGTGAGAAATGAGGTTTGGTGGGGGACTTCAATGAGCTGCTATGCCCATCTGAGAAGTTAGGAGGAACAATGAGGCAAGATTACAATTGCTGGGATTTTAGAAATATGGTTGATAACTGCAAGCTTAAAGAAACGAAGAGCTCGGGGAATCAACTGTCGTGGGCTGGGTGGCGAGACAGTGTATGGATCCAATGCAGACTGGACCGAAGCTTCGGTAATGATGAATGGTTCCAATTATTTCCCAAAGCGCATATGGAGTATCTTGGTATGGTCACTTCTGATCATCGACCAATTCGGGTGACATT
The window above is part of the Brassica napus cultivar Da-Ae chromosome C3, Da-Ae, whole genome shotgun sequence genome. Proteins encoded here:
- the LOC106398470 gene encoding uncharacterized protein LOC106398470, producing MVDNLHTAITALSLHDEEPVDLPDNPCFSVFEENALSLLGRLLNPDCQPMDKMIETMPMVWRINGRVRGVALSNEKFQFIFQREEDMETVLKDRPWSYNHWTMLLDRWIPSPPANFLTTVDVWVRISNIPVNHYRLETMDFLASKVGKVEEIAYDPKASQKEAYIRALVRLDIANPAIAIKPLNLPSGGRVIIEFEYEKLRKRCFHCQRLTHERPSCPFLKNKAVIKERKDKEEGRRNLVVPQGNTTHRNDAQLDQKKRDGERLFAPPGFAPLFPELSGTERNMALQYISHSDATERQARITRVQQSLEPGFIEKDVHHPRISHDVNKGKGHVFNFHDHDRLQKRACRTGEGQALSEPVGDLRIVLASGVNDQEASSSTSPLGPTVFRVGSYSGNLSTESRFDGKKSRRRPQKWKRLRNPEKVCTSGPRPQTGDYSLLPDTRHHDDLALGTTLSKRKAPLNVGEHSSKSPKTSQPTVASDLKPLPSQ